One window of Alkaliphilus metalliredigens QYMF genomic DNA carries:
- a CDS encoding ISNCY family transposase codes for MLPHKQLSLAEIYSDCANYFENDKHHFLSLLKENLNLDELIPLSFHRNYYASTGRPRKHHLTSMVWALLLQRIFSIPNDTLLLTFLQFSKELRNFCGFTNVPDASRFTRFKQDFLPDLQSFFEYLVDVTEPICQAIDPHKASMTIFDTSGIEAFVTENNPKYANKIIKQLKAFKKTHNLDDSYDPYKAAYGSMPSHAAANPEIKQLYINGHFCYVYKFGMITNGLGIIRDITFYDQDFMNAHPNIVVDKKSDSPDEDKSLGDAKALLPVLSDFFNKHPLIQPNIFIGDAAFDTISIYKGIFSDLKFNKAYIPLNPRSSLSSSEYTLTEDGIPCCPHDPKLPMKPEGNTSHLRCGIPTFKFVCPKMSWTKCEDGKYRRRHNCDNPCTSSPCGRMIYVYPEKDLRAYPGAIRGTDDWDKTYKARGVVEQTINHFKDSFCIANRRTQNAKTLHADLIIAGITQLVTVILADKIHQHKYIRSLKPLIA; via the coding sequence ATTTTACCACACAAACAGCTTTCTTTGGCTGAAATTTATTCCGATTGTGCCAATTATTTTGAAAATGATAAGCATCACTTTCTTTCTCTTTTAAAAGAAAACCTTAATCTTGATGAGTTAATCCCTCTTTCTTTTCATCGTAATTACTATGCATCTACTGGCAGACCTAGAAAACATCATCTTACATCAATGGTTTGGGCTTTGCTTCTGCAGCGGATTTTCTCCATTCCAAACGATACATTGTTGCTGACTTTTCTTCAGTTTTCTAAGGAACTTAGAAATTTTTGTGGTTTCACCAATGTTCCTGATGCTTCTAGATTTACTAGATTCAAACAAGATTTTCTGCCAGACTTACAATCATTTTTTGAATATCTTGTGGATGTCACTGAACCTATTTGCCAGGCTATTGATCCTCATAAGGCTTCTATGACTATCTTTGATACTTCTGGCATTGAAGCTTTTGTTACTGAAAACAATCCTAAATACGCTAATAAAATTATTAAACAACTTAAAGCTTTTAAAAAGACTCATAACCTTGATGATTCCTATGATCCATATAAAGCAGCCTATGGTTCCATGCCTTCTCATGCAGCTGCTAATCCAGAGATCAAGCAACTTTACATCAATGGTCATTTTTGTTATGTCTATAAATTTGGGATGATCACCAATGGTCTTGGTATTATTCGTGATATTACTTTTTATGACCAAGATTTTATGAATGCTCATCCTAACATCGTTGTTGACAAAAAGTCGGATTCTCCTGATGAGGATAAGTCCCTTGGTGATGCAAAAGCTCTTTTACCAGTGTTATCTGACTTTTTTAATAAACATCCACTCATTCAACCTAATATCTTTATCGGAGATGCTGCTTTTGATACCATTTCTATCTACAAAGGAATTTTTTCGGATTTAAAGTTCAATAAAGCTTATATTCCCTTAAATCCTCGTTCTTCCCTTAGCAGCTCTGAATACACTCTTACTGAAGATGGGATTCCCTGTTGTCCTCATGATCCAAAACTACCTATGAAGCCTGAAGGCAATACTTCTCATCTTCGCTGTGGTATTCCTACTTTCAAGTTTGTCTGTCCGAAAATGTCTTGGACTAAATGTGAAGACGGCAAGTACCGACGCCGGCATAATTGCGATAATCCCTGTACTTCATCACCTTGTGGTAGAATGATTTATGTGTATCCTGAAAAAGACTTACGGGCATATCCAGGCGCCATTCGTGGTACCGATGATTGGGATAAAACCTATAAAGCCCGAGGTGTCGTTGAGCAAACCATTAACCATTTCAAAGATAGCTTTTGTATTGCTAACCGAAGAACACAGAATGCTAAAACATTGCATGCCGACCTGATTATTGCTGGTATAACGCAGCTTGTTACAGTTATCCTTGCTGACAAAATACATCAACACAAATATATCAGAAGTTTAAAACCACTTATTGCATAG
- the topA gene encoding type I DNA topoisomerase, with the protein MAKSLVIVESPAKAKTIEKFLGKRNYIVKASVGHVIDLPKSKLGVDIDKDYEPQYITIRGKGPVLKEIRTEAKKAKRIYLATDPDREGEAISWHLANALNIDKNEACRIEFNEITKNAIKSAIKTPRKINHDLVDAQQARRVLDRLVGYKISPLLWQKIRRGLSAGRVQSVATKMIKDREVEINAFQPEEYWSLILQVQNMQKEKFEVKFQSDHLGNKDIKSEDEINIIINKIKDKQLMITEVKQGEKKRNPSLPFTTSTLQQEASNKLGYSTKKTMSLAQQLYEGIELGKEGSVGLVTYIRTDSTRISEEASQHVAQYITEKIGEHYLQKSTIVKKGKKSVQDAHEAIRPTDVTRSPDVMKPYLKKDQYKLYKLIWERFVASRMEPALFDTLSITLDVEGVTFKANGSRLRFEGFLKVYSLASRSEDTDLPVLNKDELTSIVEIDPKQHFTQPPPRYTEASLVRAMEEQGIGRPSTYSPTIATILSRGYVEREGRNLLPTELGILVTGILEDFFSQIIDVHFSAELENQLDEIEEGKKGWKSLIEDFYPSFEEMLKVAEEHIEEIHLVEESDEICDQCDAPMVIKHGRYGKFLACSSYPDCTFTKPIVHKIDVKCPKCEDGEIVERKSKKGRLFYGCSGFPSCRFVSWAKPINEKCPQCNEILAHKKTKKSEKITCTNSECKYERLIEDENEK; encoded by the coding sequence ATGGCAAAATCCTTAGTAATTGTTGAGTCACCAGCTAAAGCAAAAACCATTGAAAAATTTTTAGGGAAAAGAAATTATATTGTGAAGGCATCAGTTGGTCATGTAATTGATTTGCCTAAAAGTAAGCTAGGTGTTGACATAGATAAAGACTATGAACCTCAATATATTACCATAAGAGGTAAGGGACCTGTATTAAAAGAAATTAGAACGGAAGCAAAAAAAGCAAAAAGAATTTATCTCGCGACTGACCCTGACAGAGAAGGTGAGGCGATTTCTTGGCACTTGGCCAATGCATTGAATATAGACAAAAATGAAGCATGTAGAATCGAATTTAATGAAATTACAAAAAATGCCATTAAAAGTGCAATTAAAACGCCAAGAAAGATCAATCATGATTTAGTAGATGCACAACAGGCTCGAAGGGTATTAGATCGTTTGGTAGGGTACAAAATCAGTCCTCTTCTTTGGCAAAAAATTAGAAGAGGACTCAGTGCAGGACGTGTTCAATCCGTAGCGACTAAAATGATTAAAGACAGAGAAGTAGAGATTAATGCATTTCAACCTGAAGAATATTGGTCTTTAATTTTACAGGTCCAAAACATGCAAAAAGAAAAGTTTGAAGTAAAGTTTCAAAGTGATCATTTAGGGAATAAGGACATTAAGTCAGAAGATGAAATAAACATAATAATTAATAAAATTAAAGACAAGCAATTAATGATTACAGAAGTGAAGCAAGGAGAAAAGAAAAGAAATCCCAGTCTCCCTTTCACAACAAGTACATTACAGCAAGAGGCATCGAATAAATTAGGATATTCTACTAAAAAGACCATGTCACTGGCACAACAATTATATGAAGGAATTGAGCTAGGGAAAGAGGGCTCAGTTGGTTTAGTGACTTACATTCGTACTGATTCCACTCGGATTTCTGAAGAAGCATCTCAGCATGTAGCTCAATACATAACAGAAAAAATTGGTGAGCACTATCTTCAAAAAAGTACAATCGTTAAGAAAGGAAAGAAGTCAGTTCAGGATGCACATGAGGCCATTAGACCTACTGATGTAACTCGATCTCCTGATGTGATGAAACCTTATCTTAAGAAAGACCAATATAAGCTCTATAAGTTAATATGGGAACGATTCGTTGCCAGTCGAATGGAACCGGCGCTCTTTGATACATTATCAATTACATTAGATGTAGAAGGAGTCACCTTTAAAGCAAATGGGTCAAGATTAAGATTTGAAGGGTTTCTGAAGGTTTATTCTCTTGCCAGTCGTTCTGAGGATACTGATTTGCCTGTATTAAACAAGGATGAGCTGACTTCAATCGTTGAAATCGATCCTAAACAGCACTTTACCCAGCCACCACCGAGATATACGGAAGCATCTCTAGTAAGAGCAATGGAAGAACAGGGAATTGGTAGGCCTAGTACATATTCTCCTACAATTGCCACAATCTTATCAAGGGGATATGTAGAACGAGAGGGAAGGAACTTACTACCTACTGAGCTAGGCATTTTGGTGACGGGGATTTTAGAGGACTTCTTTTCACAAATTATAGATGTACATTTCAGTGCAGAACTTGAGAATCAGCTTGATGAAATAGAAGAGGGAAAAAAAGGTTGGAAATCATTAATTGAAGATTTTTATCCATCATTTGAAGAGATGTTAAAGGTTGCAGAAGAACATATTGAAGAAATTCACTTAGTTGAGGAAAGTGATGAAATATGTGACCAATGTGACGCCCCGATGGTAATCAAGCATGGCCGCTATGGTAAGTTCCTAGCCTGTTCTAGTTATCCAGACTGTACTTTCACAAAACCAATTGTTCATAAAATAGATGTGAAATGTCCAAAGTGTGAAGATGGAGAGATTGTAGAAAGAAAATCTAAAAAAGGAAGACTTTTTTATGGATGTAGTGGTTTTCCAAGCTGTCGATTTGTATCTTGGGCTAAACCAATTAATGAAAAATGCCCACAATGTAATGAAATATTGGCTCATAAAAAAACAAAAAAAAGTGAAAAAATTACGTGTACCAACAGCGAATGTAAATACGAAAGACTCATAGAGGATGAAAATGAAAAGTAA
- a CDS encoding cache domain-containing protein translates to MKSLKSRLIIVFTLLIFILVNGLSWVSINLVSNNSIEDAHENLKNLIEVESRYIASRRDQELNYIDALAQHPMITEEEISFQEKIAFFEKEAKRTGYAAFAFADKRGNSSVFNSAKETTNIGDRAYFTAAFNGQPAASDILISRATGEMVIIYAAPVIVQGEIIGVFYGRREGTFLSDIVNDINYGETGYAYVINNEGTIVADKDLELVLKQDNMLENAKEDESFKELASLIENQIGNCETKFEK, encoded by the coding sequence TTGAAATCATTGAAAAGTAGATTGATCATTGTGTTTACCCTATTAATTTTCATTTTAGTCAATGGACTATCGTGGGTATCTATCAATTTGGTTAGTAATAACTCAATAGAGGATGCACATGAAAATTTAAAAAACTTAATAGAAGTAGAAAGTCGATACATTGCTTCAAGAAGAGATCAAGAGTTAAATTATATAGATGCTTTAGCACAACATCCAATGATAACAGAGGAAGAAATCTCCTTTCAGGAAAAAATAGCTTTTTTTGAAAAAGAAGCCAAAAGAACAGGCTATGCTGCCTTTGCATTTGCAGATAAAAGAGGAAATAGCAGTGTTTTTAATAGTGCAAAAGAAACTACCAATATTGGAGATAGAGCTTATTTTACAGCTGCGTTTAATGGACAACCTGCTGCATCCGATATACTGATCAGTAGAGCTACAGGAGAAATGGTAATAATTTATGCAGCACCGGTTATCGTGCAGGGTGAGATAATAGGGGTGTTTTACGGTAGAAGGGAAGGTACTTTCTTAAGTGATATTGTCAATGATATAAACTATGGAGAAACTGGCTATGCTTATGTCATTAACAACGAGGGAACAATCGTAGCAGATAAAGATTTAGAACTTGTTTTAAAGCAGGACAATATGCTAGAAAACGCAAAAGAAGATGAAAGTTTCAAAGAACTAGCCAGTTTAATAGAAAATCAAATAGGTAATTGCGAAACTAAATTTGAAAAGTAA
- a CDS encoding chemotaxis protein CheV yields MKEISKILLKSGTNELEIVEFNIGKNYFGINVAKIKEVVRKTDITEIPNTHPCVSGVIKHRNKIITVVNLPKYLNLSIDHLEENSFFIITYFNQITIAFQVSSVIGINRLSWKDVEKPDANLCGELESNISGIIKNSENVIAILDFEKIIFDISPRTGIQVLDIKTIEPRERRNKPILIAEDSQMLAKILEECLKEAGYDDLTITSNGKEAWDILQEVENRQDKKPYEIFSCVITDIEMPQMDGHHLIKCIKEDAILKDLPVVIFSSLISEQIMEKGKKLGANAQISKPEIKKLVEVIDSMILSKVETNTKSGGEII; encoded by the coding sequence ATGAAGGAAATAAGCAAAATACTTTTGAAAAGTGGAACCAATGAATTGGAAATAGTAGAGTTCAATATTGGTAAAAATTATTTTGGAATTAATGTCGCAAAAATAAAGGAAGTCGTGAGAAAAACAGACATTACAGAAATCCCCAATACCCACCCCTGTGTAAGTGGGGTAATAAAACATAGGAATAAGATAATAACAGTAGTCAACTTGCCCAAATATTTAAACTTGTCAATTGATCATTTAGAAGAAAATAGCTTTTTTATTATCACTTATTTTAATCAGATTACCATTGCCTTTCAAGTCAGTTCCGTTATAGGAATCAATAGGCTATCTTGGAAAGATGTAGAGAAGCCTGATGCAAATCTTTGTGGAGAACTAGAAAGTAATATTAGTGGCATTATCAAAAACAGCGAGAATGTAATTGCGATTTTAGATTTTGAAAAAATAATATTTGATATTAGTCCCAGAACTGGAATTCAAGTTTTAGATATAAAAACAATAGAACCTAGAGAACGTCGAAATAAACCTATCTTAATAGCAGAAGATTCTCAAATGCTGGCAAAAATACTAGAAGAATGTCTTAAAGAAGCAGGGTATGATGATTTAACCATAACTTCTAATGGCAAAGAAGCTTGGGATATATTACAGGAGGTAGAAAATAGGCAAGATAAAAAGCCTTATGAAATATTTTCTTGTGTTATTACGGATATTGAGATGCCACAAATGGATGGACATCATTTAATAAAATGCATAAAAGAAGATGCCATACTCAAAGACTTGCCTGTAGTGATATTTTCTTCGTTGATCAGTGAGCAAATAATGGAAAAAGGTAAAAAACTAGGTGCAAATGCGCAAATAAGTAAACCGGAAATAAAAAAATTAGTTGAGGTGATAGATAGTATGATTTTGAGCAAAGTAGAGACAAATACAAAATCAGGAGGCGAAATTATTTGA
- the dprA gene encoding DNA-processing protein DprA → MNLSKKDILIWLSHIGGVDHQVLSFMKNYFGSIEEIWTAESKHIFHCLHNHSIIASRMMKNRNIEFYEKAIREIERSHIHVITELDTNYPEKLRHIYRPPFVLYQRGKLNMAKPGIAIVGARKATPYGKWVAQKFAQELAAYHIGVISGLALGVDTASHQGALQKEGYTIAVLGCGLEQCYPASNQMLFNKIIESDGCILSEYAPGTPPLKHHFPMRNRIISALSDGVVIIEAGKRSGAMITVECGIDQGKEIYAVPGNINSGQSYGPNNLIQQGAKPLLEISNIIEDLEKIYRLESPQTAEQLERDLSEKEILVYKVIEENPVSIDAVINRTGIHISELSALLTILEIKGFITQLSGNTFTVSK, encoded by the coding sequence ATGAATCTTTCTAAAAAAGATATATTGATTTGGTTAAGTCACATCGGCGGAGTAGACCATCAAGTTTTGTCTTTCATGAAAAATTATTTTGGATCAATTGAAGAAATCTGGACTGCAGAATCTAAGCATATCTTTCATTGTCTACATAATCATAGCATAATTGCTTCGCGAATGATGAAAAATAGGAATATAGAGTTCTATGAAAAAGCCATTCGGGAAATTGAAAGAAGTCATATTCATGTCATCACTGAACTAGATACAAATTATCCTGAAAAGCTAAGACATATTTATCGACCACCGTTCGTATTGTATCAAAGAGGAAAACTTAATATGGCAAAGCCAGGTATTGCAATCGTAGGCGCACGAAAGGCAACACCCTATGGCAAGTGGGTAGCCCAAAAGTTTGCTCAAGAGTTAGCCGCTTATCATATTGGTGTCATCAGTGGACTGGCTTTAGGGGTTGATACAGCAAGTCATCAAGGTGCTTTGCAAAAGGAAGGGTACACCATAGCAGTTTTAGGATGTGGATTAGAACAATGCTATCCCGCCTCAAATCAAATGCTTTTCAATAAAATTATTGAAAGTGATGGATGCATCCTTTCTGAATATGCACCAGGCACGCCACCACTGAAGCATCATTTCCCTATGAGAAATAGAATTATAAGTGCTTTGTCCGACGGAGTTGTGATTATAGAAGCAGGGAAAAGAAGTGGCGCTATGATTACTGTAGAGTGCGGCATAGACCAAGGTAAAGAGATTTACGCTGTACCTGGAAATATTAATAGTGGGCAAAGCTACGGGCCAAATAACCTGATACAGCAAGGAGCTAAACCATTATTAGAGATATCTAATATTATTGAAGATTTAGAAAAGATATATCGGTTGGAAAGTCCTCAAACCGCAGAGCAGCTTGAACGTGATCTTAGTGAGAAGGAGATACTTGTATATAAGGTGATTGAGGAAAATCCAGTATCTATTGATGCAGTGATCAATCGTACGGGTATACATATATCAGAACTAAGTGCGTTACTAACAATTCTAGAAATAAAGGGATTCATTACTCAATTATCTGGAAATACATTTACAGTTAGCAAATAA
- a CDS encoding GAF domain-containing sensor histidine kinase: protein MKKNIQLQKRIKKECSEGSKAFFEVLSKFTTKLNGITVEKEYLIEECLGEIGRRTDASRVYVFLFRNDLEYMDNAYEWCEKGVSAEKHNLQNLRTELCLWWMEKLKANEMIVIEDVEEMPEEAEVEKEILLEQGIKSLITLPIFHKDHLIGYIGIDNTFQNKKWSIESQFLLKLISEIFSEIFEKLKQEKQLQYMNKELSSREKNLDSFELRSIQQEEMRQYSQSNPFSQAIGVNKIDINETIEYVFNTLNCDMKIFDKVELNFSKDLPSILCNRIEISQVIMNILKNAIYEINKKTALFSEQKKAVYNSLQIATYQDEGYLICEIEDNGRGLCDEAKCKVFEPFFTTKEIGVGTGLGLAVAYDIITNKYNGEIIAEDSQWQGAKFTIKLPLTQSSESLI, encoded by the coding sequence ATGAAAAAAAATATCCAGCTTCAAAAGCGAATTAAGAAAGAGTGTAGTGAAGGTTCAAAGGCGTTTTTTGAAGTGCTTTCAAAATTTACAACAAAACTAAATGGTATTACTGTAGAGAAGGAATATCTTATAGAAGAATGTCTAGGAGAAATCGGAAGGAGGACTGATGCTTCTCGAGTGTATGTTTTCTTGTTTAGAAATGATTTAGAATATATGGATAACGCTTATGAATGGTGCGAGAAAGGTGTTAGTGCTGAAAAACACAACCTTCAAAATTTAAGAACGGAGCTATGTCTTTGGTGGATGGAAAAATTAAAGGCCAATGAAATGATTGTGATTGAAGATGTGGAAGAAATGCCAGAAGAAGCAGAAGTAGAAAAAGAAATCCTCTTAGAGCAAGGAATAAAATCTCTTATTACATTACCTATTTTTCACAAAGACCATTTAATAGGCTATATTGGTATTGACAATACTTTTCAAAATAAAAAATGGAGTATTGAATCTCAGTTTTTATTAAAATTAATTTCAGAAATTTTTTCAGAAATTTTTGAGAAACTGAAACAAGAAAAACAACTTCAATATATGAATAAAGAGCTTAGTAGTAGAGAGAAGAACTTAGATTCGTTTGAATTACGAAGTATTCAACAAGAAGAAATGAGACAATACAGTCAAAGTAACCCTTTTTCACAAGCTATAGGAGTAAATAAAATAGACATTAATGAAACCATAGAATATGTATTTAATACTTTGAATTGTGATATGAAAATTTTCGATAAGGTGGAATTGAATTTTTCAAAAGACCTGCCTTCTATCTTATGTAATAGGATAGAAATTAGTCAAGTTATTATGAACATACTTAAAAATGCCATTTATGAAATCAATAAAAAGACAGCACTTTTTTCTGAACAGAAAAAAGCTGTTTATAATAGTTTGCAAATAGCAACGTATCAAGACGAGGGCTACTTAATTTGTGAAATAGAAGATAATGGAAGAGGACTTTGTGATGAGGCAAAATGCAAGGTATTTGAGCCTTTTTTTACCACAAAAGAAATAGGAGTAGGAACGGGACTTGGACTAGCCGTAGCTTATGATATTATTACTAATAAATACAATGGAGAAATAATAGCAGAGGATAGCCAATGGCAAGGTGCTAAATTTACTATAAAATTACCTTTAACTCAATCATCGGAATCCTTGATCTAA
- a CDS encoding methyl-accepting chemotaxis protein, with protein MLKGEIGSGSYTYEGMEMIVAFAPIEGSPWVGVLGMEAKEVLKKAHNLRNLLIILSLAAIVIGMMITYFISGSIVKPIIALTSAIDKQANLDFSVQQGTAILKYRDRKDEIGRIANALNIMADNVRSFIGKTAESTNQVAALSEEFTATSQYTATASEEVAKTIEEIAKGIAEQAGDTEAAAGHTEDMGRVIEENKKHIKELNSSLEEIDNQKDEGFILLKELVEKTNQSNISSKTIYDIILSNDKNAEKIDQASTMIQSISDQTNLLALNAAIEAARAGEAGRGFAVVAEEIRRLAEQSHDFTKEIKQVIEELKSKSQGAVSGMNEVRGIIAAQTKSVKDTEQKFEVIAFSIGSTKNSIAQLNSSADKINITKDKLLDLMGNLSAVAEENAAGTEETSASMEEQTVSIDEIANGSEELAKIAEKLQQFISRFKI; from the coding sequence ATGCTGAAAGGAGAAATAGGTAGTGGGAGCTACACCTATGAAGGAATGGAAATGATCGTAGCCTTTGCACCTATTGAAGGGAGTCCTTGGGTTGGGGTATTAGGGATGGAAGCAAAGGAAGTTTTAAAGAAAGCACATAATTTAAGAAACCTTCTAATTATCCTTTCGTTAGCTGCAATTGTAATCGGTATGATGATAACTTATTTTATCAGTGGCAGTATCGTAAAACCCATTATAGCCTTAACATCCGCTATAGATAAACAAGCTAATCTAGATTTTAGTGTCCAACAAGGTACTGCTATATTAAAATATAGGGATAGAAAAGATGAAATCGGTAGGATTGCAAATGCCTTAAATATTATGGCAGATAATGTTAGAAGTTTTATAGGAAAGACAGCAGAAAGCACAAATCAAGTAGCTGCCTTATCAGAAGAATTTACTGCTACCTCCCAATATACAGCAACAGCTTCTGAAGAAGTAGCTAAAACAATAGAAGAAATTGCTAAAGGAATCGCAGAGCAAGCTGGTGATACGGAAGCCGCTGCTGGACATACGGAGGATATGGGGAGAGTAATCGAGGAAAATAAAAAGCATATAAAAGAACTAAATTCATCTCTAGAAGAAATAGACAATCAAAAAGACGAAGGATTTATCTTATTAAAGGAATTAGTAGAAAAAACAAACCAAAGCAATATATCTTCTAAAACAATATATGACATTATATTAAGTAATGATAAAAATGCAGAAAAAATAGATCAGGCAAGTACCATGATTCAAAGCATATCCGATCAAACAAATTTATTGGCATTAAATGCAGCAATAGAAGCAGCGAGAGCAGGAGAGGCTGGAAGGGGTTTTGCGGTTGTAGCAGAGGAAATTAGAAGGCTCGCAGAACAATCCCATGATTTTACAAAGGAAATAAAACAGGTGATTGAAGAGTTGAAATCTAAATCTCAAGGTGCAGTAAGTGGAATGAATGAAGTAAGAGGAATTATAGCTGCTCAAACTAAAAGCGTAAAAGATACAGAACAAAAATTTGAAGTGATTGCATTCTCCATTGGAAGCACAAAAAATAGCATAGCACAACTGAATTCATCGGCAGATAAAATCAATATAACCAAAGATAAATTATTGGATTTAATGGGAAACTTATCAGCAGTAGCAGAGGAAAATGCAGCAGGAACAGAGGAAACTTCTGCTTCTATGGAAGAACAAACAGTATCAATAGATGAAATCGCCAATGGGAGTGAAGAGCTGGCAAAAATAGCGGAAAAACTACAGCAATTTATTTCCCGATTTAAAATATAA
- a CDS encoding response regulator: MGTENLLRNIKVLYVEDEPITRNQVSKILKKSVGKLITAENGKEGIEKFFEYQPDIIITDLIMGDISGIEMMEKLRAEGIRCPFIITSAISDSQTILETVELKIEKYLIKPIDVGILIENLTQIAIELLEKTEDLLIVNKDFILVGDKKNELELEIRNLYSKYLKKVIGKGAKLISVFINGREVEILLKQTLTTLEENLLATGQHYKLIEIIRKSIYENTLHEFASEISCLIDRKIEIKKIEIYPKEKFERVILQIK, from the coding sequence ATGGGGACGGAAAATCTGCTAAGAAATATCAAAGTTCTTTATGTTGAGGACGAGCCAATTACACGTAACCAAGTCAGCAAAATTTTAAAAAAAAGTGTTGGCAAGCTGATTACGGCAGAAAATGGAAAAGAGGGTATAGAAAAATTTTTTGAATATCAACCAGATATAATTATAACTGATTTAATTATGGGGGATATAAGTGGTATTGAAATGATGGAAAAATTAAGGGCTGAAGGCATTCGATGTCCCTTCATTATCACATCAGCTATATCTGATTCACAAACCATTTTAGAAACAGTAGAGTTGAAAATAGAAAAGTACTTAATAAAACCTATAGATGTAGGTATTTTAATTGAAAATTTAACACAAATAGCAATAGAGCTTTTAGAAAAAACAGAAGATTTATTGATAGTAAACAAGGATTTTATATTAGTGGGAGATAAAAAAAACGAACTGGAATTAGAAATTAGAAATCTATATTCAAAATATTTAAAAAAAGTGATAGGCAAAGGCGCAAAACTAATCAGTGTGTTTATCAATGGAAGAGAAGTTGAAATTCTTTTAAAGCAAACCCTCACTACTTTAGAAGAAAACTTATTGGCTACAGGACAACATTATAAACTGATTGAAATTATTAGAAAAAGTATTTATGAAAATACCCTACATGAATTTGCAAGTGAAATAAGCTGTTTAATAGATAGAAAGATAGAGATTAAAAAAATAGAGATATATCCTAAGGAAAAATTTGAACGAGTTATATTACAAATTAAATAA
- the codY gene encoding GTP-sensing pleiotropic transcriptional regulator CodY: MASELLEKTRRINRILQQSGDHAVSFNELCRILSEVLDANVYVASARGKVLGVSLTDATDCPIVVDERTGEKRFPEEYNEQLLKVTETEFNITQDELLKFFKYDIESYDKLVTIVPISGSGNRLGTIVLARFEKEFTDEDLVMVEYSSTVVGLEILRAKTELIEEEARKKAVVQMAVGTLSYSELEAVEHIFNELDGMEGLLVASKIADRVGITRSVIVNALRKFESAGVIESRSLGMKGTHIRILNDHLLEELRRLKR; the protein is encoded by the coding sequence ATGGCAAGTGAATTACTGGAAAAAACCAGAAGGATTAATCGAATTTTACAACAGTCGGGGGATCATGCTGTTTCATTCAATGAATTATGTAGAATTTTAAGTGAAGTATTAGATGCTAATGTATATGTAGCAAGTGCTAGGGGAAAGGTGTTAGGAGTCAGTTTGACTGATGCTACTGACTGTCCCATTGTAGTAGATGAGCGTACTGGTGAAAAGAGATTTCCAGAGGAATATAATGAACAATTGTTAAAGGTTACCGAGACTGAGTTTAATATTACCCAGGATGAACTTCTGAAATTTTTTAAATACGATATAGAAAGTTATGATAAATTGGTAACAATCGTACCGATAAGCGGGAGTGGTAATCGATTAGGGACAATTGTTTTAGCGAGGTTTGAAAAGGAATTTACTGATGAAGATTTAGTAATGGTAGAGTACAGTTCAACCGTAGTTGGTTTAGAAATTTTGAGAGCTAAAACTGAACTAATAGAAGAAGAAGCAAGAAAAAAAGCTGTTGTACAGATGGCTGTTGGAACTTTATCTTACTCGGAATTAGAAGCAGTAGAGCACATCTTTAATGAACTTGATGGTATGGAAGGATTGCTTGTTGCCAGTAAAATTGCTGATCGGGTAGGAATTACACGCTCTGTCATAGTCAATGCATTAAGGAAGTTTGAAAGTGCTGGTGTTATTGAATCAAGATCCTTGGGAATGAAGGGAACGCATATCCGAATTCTAAACGATCATTTGCTAGAAGAATTAAGACGATTAAAAAGATAG